TGGTTTCAGGGGCACCCCAGGCATTGATTCAGGTGGGGGGCCACTTTCTTCTAGGAGATTGCCCTGATAGAGCCGGCGAAGGCGGGACAGTTCTCTTTCTGGTGGCTGTTTCCAAGTGTACCATGGGTACCAAGGGTCACCTGAAACTAGGGTAGGAGCTGGTGGTGTAGAAGTCACAGCTCCATGAGATGTACTGAAGTCAAGGTCCCGGGGTTCAACCTGAGGAATGTGGTAACTGAGGAGACctaagggatttaaaaaaaagaaagaaaattagggaGGAACTTGTTAGTCACTGGGTACATTTATACATGTTGTATATTGCACAAAATTAGCTGGCCAAGGTGGCAACGGAGGGATGACATACTGCCTGGGCATTTGACTGCAAAGCTATGCAGACTTCCCCACACCAGGATTATATAGCTGCATCCACTCTAGGGGAGGAGTACTTTGGGCAAAAGCACTATGTAGTCCATGGCCAGAAATTTACACAAAGATCCTCCTATGAGGGTTGAGGTTATAGCTCATGGGTAGATTCCTTGCCTAATttgtgcaaagccctgagttcaatccccagcattgcaaaaacaaaGATCATCCTATGGTCTTGTTCTGGTATTAGGACCAGCAACTGAACAataagagggaagggaaaggaaagatgaaGGACAAGGGGACAGGGAAATGACAAGGTTAAGAGATTCAGCAGAGCCAACAAGACTCTCTTGAGAAGAACGTGTTGAATACTCCCTTCCTGGAGAGGCAGGAATACTTACACGCACCCTCTAAGCCTAAATTACCTTCCCTCTGCCTAACAAAATTGCCTTgtctcccccctcctttttttttttaatatttatttttcagttctagttagacaatacctttattttatttatttttatgtgatgctgaagattgaacccagggtctcgcacatgctaagtgagctctaccgctgagccacaaccccagccctgccttgttCCCCCTTTTAACACTCACCATGATCTCTGGCTTTCTGGATGGCCTGGGTCAACTTCTTATGCTGCTTCATACAGACtcctatgaaaagaaaaataacctggTATTCATTCTATAAGACACAGTAACTAAAAGAACATATTGCTTCTATATGGTGATAGAGCGCTCTGGATTTGGAGGATATGGTTTTGCCTGATGACTCCACTCTCCTAATccttctttgggcctcagtttccccatatgCCTAATGGGAAGAATCCTACCCCTCTGAGAGCTGGGATACTAAATTAAGATACCGAGACACCACGGGGAAGCCATTTAATGATAAAGGCTGCAAGACACAGAACAGTACATAATTCAATGTACAACTGTGGTTAAAAGGTTGAGTTGGAAAATCCTCAGAGTCAATAGGCAAGAAGTGATTTCAGATCTGGGGAAGATCATTTGAGAGTGGCAATAATTGTCTCGTTAGCTTTCTACAGCAATAAAAACCTCTGTGGAAAACTGAACATGGTCATGGTGCCACCCCCCAATAATGGTGGGTTCAGATTATTCTTTGCAAATTTATCTTGCTTGAAAGCAGGAATTGGCAAATTTTAGGAGGGGGGGGGTGTAGGACCACACAGTAAATATCTTAGGCTCTGCAAATCCTGTGGTCATCATCTCAGCTACTCAATTCTGCCACTGTTGCTAGGGAGCAAACAGGATTTTATACCAtagataatagaaaataaatggacATGGTAGTGGGCCAGATCTGGTCTGTAACTGTAGTCAGAGAACAGATATAATCCTAAATTGTTAACcttataattttaaatctggAAAATCTAATTTGTCAATGATATAAAAGAACTTACGTGACAATCAAGTGGTGAGAAAAGTCTTCTGGGAAGAGACATTACATAAAGGAAATaatcaccttttatttatttatttagggagtggggactgaacccaagggtgttttaccactgagcaacatctctttttttattttcattttgaaacagggtctcactatattgctgagggTGTTGCTGagattagcctcaaacttgagtcTCTGAGATGGGAGGCATgtgacaccacacacaccacaaacatttactttttgtttggtactggggattgaacccagtgcctcacacatgctaggcaagtgctctaccactgaaccatgaccccagcccccccatttttttttttaacctttatttatttttatgtggtgtccaggatggaacccagtgcctcatgcatgctaggcaagtgttctaccactgagctacaaccccagcctggccccCAACAATTTTTAAGAACCACATTTATAAAGTCTGCTCACAGAGGTCCTAACCTGTATTTTGCCCACATGTAATTAATTGTTTTAGCACCTTATATTCACATTAAGCCAAGATTTCCAAAAGCATACTTTGTATGCCAGAAGTAATAGACATCAAACAAATACCTCGTCTAACTGCATGAACAAGAAGTGTCCCAAGGAAAAACTATTCTGGTAGTTGTAGAGATGACAGGCTAACCTGTATATGGAGCATGGAAGATGATACCCGTGTGGGCACAGACAAACTGTTCCAAGAGCTTCACATTCTGTGGGGGAGAAtggaagaaacaaatgagaagatgagagggaagaCTAAAGAACATAATCCTTACACACCCATACCAATGCCCTTGACCCCTATCTGTCTCTCTGGATACTATCCTCATCCATATCACAGTTTTAGCTTCATCCATTCATTGGTCTTTCAACCGTTTCACATGCACATCCTATATTGTCACTGGGTTGATATAGAAGTCAAACTCCTATTTTTGacattattgttttgttgttattactaTGGGATTAtaggccaccatgcctagctacaAGAGTTAACTGCTAAAGGTAGCCTTCAAGCAAAAACTTGGGGAGACTCATTGGAAGTCCCAGAAATCACCCAGAAAATGCTGCTATAATAAGTATATACAAATGACTAAGAGATATAACAACAAACTAACTGAATATAACATACatacaagaacaatttttttcttttagttgtagatggacacaatacttttagtttttttttttttttcaatgtggtactaaggttgaacccagtgcttcacacatattaggcaagtgctctaccactgagccaaaaccccagccccaatttatgttttaattacacAGAATGACTCACAACTAGCAAATCAATTACAGGAAATTAGATTCTTAAGGAAAAATCAGGTAATCTGGGGAATGGCAGGTAGGCAGAACCGTCTATAATCTCAGTCTtggttatataattatttatgccTCTTTTTATAAACTATTGTATATGATTGAAACTGGCAAGGTATTATGGGACTGCCCTATAACCTGTGTCATAAGGGTCATTAGAGTAGCTGGACTCCCCCATTTGCTGACTGATACACAAATGCCCTCCAACTCCCCTGATAATTAATAACCAGTCATACATCTTAGGCTCTAAGATCTTCGTTACAAACTCAGAAAAGCATTTTCCTGTtatcattcttaaaatattttctttctttttttttttccttaaaaatattttcaaattcttgaaGGAGCAAGTCCTGTCCTGCTCAGTGTTGAAGGCTTTCTGAATAAAAATAGTCTATTAGACTCTTTACATTTCTTCATACCTCTGTCTTCCAGCCCCAGGACTCAGAATGCCACTAAACATTGAcatgacaacaaaataaagaaaaccacacgggctggggatgtggctcaagcggtagcgcgctcgcctggcatgtgtgcagccccgggttcaatcctcagcaccatatacaaaacaaagatgttgtgtccgccaaaaactgaaaaataaatatcaaaaattctctctctctctcacctctctctttaaaaaaaaaaaaaaaaaagaagaagaaaaccacagGAAAAAGGTAAGTGAATATAGTCATCAATAATTGTAGTAGATATAAAGAAAGTTTGGGGCATGGTTCTCCTATTAGAAACAAGCCTTTCTATAAGGTATGGTGtcgcatacacctataatcccatcaaatcaggagactgaggcaggaggactggaagtttgaggtcagcctcagcaatttaccaaggccctaagcaacaaagCAAGAGCTGTCACAGAATAAAAAGGGTAGGGGATGTGTTTCAATGGTTAAGTGcaactggattcaatccctgatataaatttaagttttaaaaaaggtCATTTTTTCTTGCCTGCCAATTTATACTGTAAATTTCATGGACATGGAATAAACCTTCTTAGTCCAATTCATAATAGAGGTAAAAAACTGGAGAGGGATGATTTTATATTGCAAAAGTCACTGCAACATATACTGCAGGGGTGCCAGAATATGAAGAAGTGTGGTGTACCTTTAGCATTACAAATAGAGTCCAAATATTCTCCTTACCCTAAAGTCGACATACAAATTGTGATCCCGGCAGATGGGACAAGGATTCCCAGCAATTTTATTCTTACGCTGTAGAGAGAAGAAACTGGTAGCTGGAGGATGTTCACaaccttgtcaaaaaaaaaaaaaagggctgctTCTACGGTCCCTATGGCCCCCACCCTCACACCACATCTCACCTAGGTACCACCCTCAGAAACTCACAATGCAGGTCTTTCGAGTTTGCTGGGGTGGGATACCACCTTTGTGGTTGCGGCGGT
Above is a genomic segment from Urocitellus parryii isolate mUroPar1 chromosome 8, mUroPar1.hap1, whole genome shotgun sequence containing:
- the Mrps18b gene encoding small ribosomal subunit protein mS40, with protein sequence MAAAVLNTLGRRFPIFSTFRNARGVQVTLQTVCTSAPPEKDSLPSVPISPYENEPWKYLDSEEYQNRYGNRPVWADYRRNHKGGIPPQQTRKTCIRKNKIAGNPCPICRDHNLYVDFRNVKLLEQFVCAHTGIIFHAPYTGVCMKQHKKLTQAIQKARDHGLLSYHIPQVEPRDLDFSTSHGAVTSTPPAPTLVSGDPWYPWYTWKQPPERELSRLRRLYQGNLLEESGPPPESMPGVPLKPPTEASSTEQTSPHSIP